The DNA window CTATTTCCTAATACTTAGATGAATTCAATAATATTAAAAAATAAATTTATTAAAGATTAAATATTAATATGTTTTTAAATGTGATGTAATAAAACTTAAATACTTTTTTGCAGCTATTAATTTAATTAAGCTTTTCAATGTAAATAATTTAGAATAAGGTTAAAATTTAAGTTTCTGTCACACTTTTCCTCTCTCAGACCTCTTAATATATAAACCATCAAAAATGGAACAATATGTTTGACAAAGAAAAACACTCTTGTTGATAGAAAATTAAAACCGCTCCTTTAAAACCGTAAGTTTTTTGAGTTTTGCTTTTTCAAATGTACCCTTGTCTGTGTGAACAATATGATTGTGCAGTTTCAAGGGTTTCAGACGTTGGAAACTCCTGTTTTCGTACATAAAAGAGATGTAGTTTCTCTCTTCAATCGCTTTTAAAATAAATCGCTCTTCTATATTCAACACAGTGCCTTTAAGTGATAGTATATTTGAAAGCGTATAAAATACACTTTATAAACTGAGGAAACATATGAACATCACCACATACATAGAGACATCAAAACAAATTGAAGATGAAATCACCCATGTCCTTGCAGGTCGTACATGTAACAGTGAACGAGAGAGCATCGTTGCAGGTTATTTATCTTTGGTACAGCAACACCACAAAGCCATTCGCGTGCTTATAGCAAACGGATTGTACAGTTCGGCATTTGCTTTAGGACGACCTATGTTAGAGGCGTTGTATCGTGGAACATGGTTGGGAGTTGCCGCAACCGATGATGAGGTGGAAGCCTTTAATCGCAACAAAGAGTTCAGTTTTAAATCTCAATATATTTTAGCCAAAGCCATCGATGAAGTCATTGGCGATGATACCTTTTATACCGTGTTAGAAGAGAATGCCACACTTTTAAACAGCATGACACATGGCGGCATGGAGCAAATCGGACGACAGTTCAATGAAACTGGAAATGTCATTGAGAGTTCATTTAAAGAAGAAGAACTTTTTGAACTGCTTTCCAATGCCCATGCGAACATGGGCATGATGCTGTTGACGTTTAATATATTTCAACAAGACCTTGCTTTAGAGAGTTTGGCCAAACAACTTTTAGAGTAAAGTTATTCTTCTACTTTGTATTTTTCAGGTGCAAAGTTGTCGTAAATCCATGGAGCAACGAGCTGGGCCTCTTTTTGTGAAATAAACCCTTTTAAAGAGGGCATATTTCTGAACTGATCAAAAATAATCTGCTCACAGTAACTTTTATCTTGGCTTGGGTTAAAGATATAATCTTCAATATGTTCAATCACCAATTTACGTAATTCTTTATTATTTTTAGGCTCTTCAATGGCATCCACTCCATAACTCACGCTTTTCATTGCAAGTGTGATATAAGGTGCCGCCATAAGGGCTTGCTCTCGCTCATTTTCTGGGGCATTAACTGCATGACACATCAAACATTTTTTCGTATAAATCTTTGCGGGATTGTTTAAATCTTTTGAGAGCAGAAGGGTAATAAAAAATGAAATTATCACTAGTATTCGTAACATAAAGAGACTCCTTTTTATTTTAGTATACCCAAACAAAATCACGATTATGTGCATAGAATGTAAAATTTATGACACATTTAAACTGCAACTTAGTTGCGTTTAAGTATAATCCCACAAATTTTTTTAAGGTTGACTATGAAAAAACGAGGATTAAGTGTTAAACACGTTGAAGAAATAAAAGAACTTTTATTAGCAAATAAACAAAAAATTGAATCGGTCTTAGAAAGAATCAATGGTGAGTACGAGTCTTTAAGTGAAATGGACTTAAACGACGAAGCAGATTTTGCAGCAGCAAGTCGAGATTATGTCACGGATGTGAATATTCAAAAACAACAAATGGCAGAACTTGCAGCGATTAACCGAGCGTTAGCTAAAATTGCAAGCGGGGCATACGATGGTCTGTGTGAGATGTGTGATAGCGAAATCACGCTTGCACGTTTACGTGTCAAACCACATGCGGTGTATTGCATTGATTGCCGAACATATATGGACAACAAAAAGTAATTACTTCTTATAAAAATGAAGCAAGAAGAGTCCTATCAGTGAAATAAGAAAAATACTGATGGCAATAGGGGTGAGTGTGGGGGTGTGAAACAGAAGCACCACTGCAGAAATCAACGCCCCTATTCCAAACTGCACCACTCCAATTACAGAGGATGCCACGCCTGCATTTTTAGAAAAATCTTCCATGGCCAAAGCCGTACAATTTCCATAAATAAAGCCTGTAAGTCCCATATAAAGGGAAATAAAAAACATTGCCAATGGCAGGGAAATATCGTGTGAAACGGCGATAAAACATGCCGCTAAAATCAGTTGAATACTCAAAGCAAACTGTACTAAGGTTCGTGCGGTATACTGTTTGAGCAGTTTGATATTGAACTGAATCATCACCATCAAGACCACAATACTAAAGCCAAAGAAAAAAGGGAACATATCCGTTGAAATGCCATAATACTCAATATAAATAAATGAGGATTTTGCAATGAGTATGAACATCCCTGAAAACCCCAATCCTAAAACCAGCATGATTAGCATGGCATTTCTGTTTTTAAAGACTATTTTATACGACTCCAACGCTTTGGTTTTGACATAAGTGTAGCTCTCTTGTAAATCTTTGTAGATCATTAATGCCACAATTAAGGCATATAATCCTAAAAAGATAAAAATACCTTCCCACGGAAAAAAGTGAATAATAAAGGCACCAATTGCAGGTGCTACAAGCGGTGCAATGCTTCGTATGCTTCCAATAAGTGAGAAGATTTTAGCGGCTTCTTGACCATGAAAAATGTCTCGTACAACGGCATTGGCATTGACTACAATTAAACCACCAAAAAAGGCTTCAATAAATCGATACAACCAAAGTTCGTAAATATTGGTAGAAAAGACAATGATAAAGCTGAAAAAGGCAAAACCAAGCAGTCCAATAAGTGAACTTTTTCGTCGCCCAATTCTATCTGAGACCACGCCTCCAAAGATTTGACCTAACGCAAACCCGATAAGAAAAATAGAGAGTGTGAGTTCCACTTTTTCAATGCCTACTGCAAAATCTTGCGCCATATTAGGAATGGAAGGAATATATGTATCAATGGACATGGGTGCCACAGCAGATAAAATCGATAAGAGTATGATCAAATAGATATGATTGATGGATTTTTTCAAATCATGCCTTCAGTAAAAATAATACAACTAAGAAGAGAGTTTATCAAGGGAGTTAAAAAGAGCCGTTATTTCTTCAGGTGAAAGTTTGTTGCTAAGTTGTTGTCTAAAGGCTGAAATGGTTGCGTGTGTTTGCTGTAAAATCTCTTCACCTTTAGAAGTTAACTGGATGGTCTTACTTCGTTTATCATTTTCAGAATCACTTTTTGTAATGAAACCTTTCTTTTCTAAAGCATTAAGCGTTCGACAAATCGTTGTTTTGTCTTTACGTAACATGTCCGCAATTATGGTTTGAGTGACATCTTTTTCATACTTGATGATTTCCAATGTTGCTCGTTGTTCTATGGCAATACCGTAAGGGAGTAAAAGCTTATTCAAATTTTGATTGATGGTATTGGCACATTTACTCAAACTATAACCGATGGATTTTCTTAATGCATAATTCATAAAGCTCTCTTCTAGTTGTATATACAATTATTACACAAGCAGACTTTTTGAAAGCTTACATTTTAAAGTTAATATTTAATGCAAAGTTCAATATACTCTTATATAATGATAGAAAGAATACAGAGGAAATGGCATGCTGATGTTTATTTATTTTCTCATTGCTGTGGGAGTCTCTTTTTTATGTTCCATTCTTGAAGCGGTGCTTCTAAGTATCACGGCTTCACATATTGAAGTGGTCAAAAGCAAAAATGAAAAATTGGGTGCTTTGATGTACAGACAAAAAGAGCAGATTAATATCTCTATTGGAGCTATTTTAACGCTCAATACCTTTGCACACACATTGGGTGCAGCAGGAGTGGGAAGTGAAGCAGTGAAACTCTTTGGTGAAGAGTTTATGTTTTATATCTCAGCTGTATTGACGATTTTGATTTTGGTTTTCAGTGAGATCATTCCTAAAACGTTAGGGGCAAACTACTGGAAGAGTTTGGGTGGTATTTCCACACGCATTATTTCAGTGTTGGTTTTTATCACGTATCCTTTGGTCATTATCATGAATAAAATCACAGCTTTTATCAGCAAAGATGGGAAATCCTCTATTTCACGAGAAGAGGTTGCAGCAGCTGCTAGCATTGCCCAAGCAAGCGGGGTATTAAAAGATTCTGAAAGTGATGTCATAGAGAACCTTTTGAATCTTGATGAGATGAAAGTAAAGCAGATACACACCCCAAGAAGTGTCATGTTTGCTCTTGATAAACACGAGCTTTTGGACTCTTTTTATAATGCGCAAACCCGTATCAATTTTGATAAAATGAAAGAGTACTCTAGAGTACCTATTTATGATGAACACATTGATAACATTGTGGGGTTAGTCATTTCAAAAGAGTATTTTCATGAACATATCACTGATAGCTTAGAGAATAAAGAAGCCATCATCAAACCGGTTTATAAAATTAATGAAAATATTCCTGTATCAAAACTGTTGAACCTTTTTCTTTCACGTAATGAACATCTCTTTGTGGTGACAGACAATTATGGACAAACCGAAGGGGTCGTTACTTTAGAAGATGCCATTGAGACTCTTTTGGGCATTGAGATTGTGGATGAGTTGGATAACAATGTTGATTTGCGTGAAGTGGCAAAAGTGAAAATGAAGCTGTTGCGTAAAAAGATTTTACAACAACAGCATCGCTCTTAATGTTTTTGTATAATATCCCAAATATCTAAAGGCGTAGAGGCTAAAAAGTCTGCGCCGGCTTCTTCAAGCTCTTCTTTGGGACGAAATCCCCACAATACGCCTATGCTTTTCATCTGTGCGGCTTGCGCGGTTTTTATATCTGTGGGTGTATCACCCACATAAAAAATCTCATGTGGTTCAAGCTTTAACGCGTGCGCAATATTCATAGCCCCCATAGGATGAGGTTTTTTAGGCACGTCCTCTTTTTGCCCGTGCACTTCTAAAAAGGCATACTCTTGAAAAAGTGTTTCCACATATTTACACGTAAATGGGTGCGGTTTATTGGAAAGTACCGCCAGTTTTATTTTCTCTTGTTGTAAGATATCAAGCAGTTCATAAATGCCGTCGTATGCAGATGTGTTTTCACATAATACGGCATCATAGACTTTGGTATAGCGCTTAAACACTTTTTGAATGAGTTCTTCAGAACTGTTTTGGGGTACGGCTCTTTGAGTTAAAAACAGTGCACCATCTCCTACAAAATGGTTATATTTATGCAGTTCATGTGTGGGTAAATCAAACTCTTTTAATACCTCGTTCATACAAACAGCAATATCTTCCAATGAGTCAATGAGTGTGCCATCAAGGTCAAATATCACGGCTTTGGTCTTCATGTGTATCCTTTGTTTCTTGATAATATTTTTAGCAAAAACAAACCAAATATTGACTAAAATGAATAAAAGTTTTAAGGGGTTTTATGGAAAATGAAGATTGGCGATTGGTGCACACCAATGATATCAACCAGATACTCAAAGTGCGTACGCATATCATTGATAAAAAGAAGAGTGTTTTTAAAGAACTGCTCATCATCAAACATCAATATACCACTTCAGATGACGTGCTGTTTCCAGAAGTAAGCACCTTGGGCTTTTTAAACTCATTGGAGCAACAAGCCCTGCTTCCTTTAGAAAAAGAGGGTGTGTTTGTATTTGTAGCAACCAATATTGCTAAAGGTAACATTGAACTCTATTTATATTGTAAAGATGCAAAAAGTGCTGTGATGTTGTGCATTGAAACACTTAAAAAAATGCCTGCGTTTAAAGTGGAGTTTGAAATACGAAACGATCCGAACTGGAGTCAGTTTATATTGCTGAATGTGTAGCTGGCTTCTCTTTTGAGAAAATAAAGGCACCAAGTGCTGCACTGAAACACAACAGCATACAGACTAAAAAGACCATATCAAAACTGCCATTAAGATCAAACATATATCCTGCAATGAATGGAGCAATGGCTTGTCCTATCGCAAAAATCATCGTCACCATTGAAAAGACTTGCGCTGTTTTATGCTTACCAAAATGAATGGAGGTCAATAACGTAATCAAAGGTGGAATACTCCATGCTGTAAATCCAAAGAGCATGGCAGAGAGTATGACTGTGCCATAAGGCATATCAAAAGCTAAGACCATGTGTGAACAACTCAGGGTTACATAAATAAGAATAAGGGTTTTATAACTTCCTACTCTATCGGCTAAAGCACCTAAAATTGGGGTTGAAATAAGTGATGTAAAACCAAGAAGTGCCCAAAAAGTGCCGCCATCATGAATCGACACACGGTATTTGTCCATCACCGCATAAACAAAGTAGGTTATGTACACCACATAGGTCAATCCAAAAACGCTATAAAGCCATGTGATTTTCCAGAAACTGCTTGTTAAAAGCGTCTTTTTGATGTTAAAAGGTTCCTCTTCATCGTGTTGGTGAGTGTCTGGTTGTACCAATGTAAATTTGCTTAACAGCGCAATTAAAAGTGTTAACAACGCAAAACTGTTCCACGACACACTCCATGCATTTATCTTTATGTGTTGTTCGATAAAGGGGACATAAAAACCTGAAAAAATAATGGCATAACCAAAACCAGTGATGATAAAACCCAAGGCCTTTCCTCGTTTTTCTTGGGGAATCATGTGTGTGATGTAAACCATGATAGAGATATTGGGAATGGCACTGGAAAGCCCACTTAAAGCATAGAAAAAAGCAACCATTTTATAATCATCAAAGAGCGTCATACAAAACATACTAACAGCTTGAAGTAGAAGCATTGAAGCAATCAAATTTGAGGTTTGAAACCGTTTATAGAGGTAACTTACTGCAAAAATACCGATAAAATAACCCACAAAATTGGAGGTGCTAATGAAGCCTGAAAGGGTTGTTGAGATATTTAAAGAGTGCTCTAAATTAGGAAGCACCATACCAAAACCAAACCGACCCAAACCCAAACATGCAAACAAAATGAGCAAAGAGGTCAGTAAGATGGTTCGGTAGGGTTGCATTATGCTTTGAGGTTTTTAAGCAGTTGAATAAAGTTTTGAGTGTGAATTTTACTGATGTACAAATAGATAAACGTTACAATGACAATATTGATATGTATGAGTGCTTCAGCCATTGAGAATGTCAACATCAATACGCCCGCAATCAGAATAAAAAATGGATACGCCAGTTTGATTAAGCTTTTGTCTTTTTCAAGTTGGATTTCATACTCCAATAAGTTAGTTGTGATAAAAGCATTATCCTCTTCGGTGAGCTTGTTGTCCTCTTTAAGTTGTGTGAGTTGACTTAAGACATTCATCTTTTTTTTGTATTGATAGAACTTATAGATGATACCTGCAACTATAATGATTGAGAGAAGATTTGATATTAATTCAAGTGGGAAACCAGTCGATTCACTCATGCTTTGCCTTTACTCTTTTTACATATAGTACAAAAAAGTTTCTAAATTTAACTCCTTATTAAAACCTTTTTATTGTATAATCTGCACTGAATTTTATAAGAAAGATGAATATTGAAAATAAAAAAAGAGTATATTCCCGTTATCAGTTTTGTTGTAATCCTGTTTTTCATTTTGGTTCTTTTTGTACCTAAATTCAGACAAACTTTGTTGGCTTATCATGAATCTATCAAAGATTTACTCACCTCTTCATACTCTATAAATGGTTGGATTTTACTCTTTTTTATTCTCTTCTCAGTCATTGGATTCTCTTTTGTGTTGTATCAACTCTATTACACGCAACCTATTCGTGCATTTTATATGTCGTATAAAACCGATACAATTAAAGATGCCGTATGGAAATGGCAGTGGCAAGAAAGCAGTATTGAACACTTGTGGTGTTATTGTCCTACGTGTAACAGTGAATTGTCGTATGAGAGTGATCACCTGCTTTTTCAAACAACTTTTACGTGTCCATACTGTAATAAAGAGGTTACGAAAATGGAGGGTTCAAATGTGAACTATGTTTTGAATTTTATCAAAAGAGAAATTCGACGTAATATTCAACGCCAAATAAAAGAAAAAACTCAAAAATAATATTCATAATATCACTTTTATGTTATAATCAAAAATAATCTGTAAAGGATGGACTATGAAAGTGCAAGAAAATGGACTTTGTCCCTGTAACAGTGGTAAGGCTTATCATAAATGTTGTAAAATACTGCACGATGGAATGAAGAACGCCAGTAACGCTTTGGAGTTGATGCGTTCGCGATACAGTGCCTATGCAAAGCAAAGAGCGCACTATATTATTAATACAACACATCCCAAGAACGAAGAGTATTCAAACGATTTGCCCTCGTGGTTCTGTGCTATAAATAATTTTATGCAAAGCACCACGTTTGAAGATCTCAAAGTATTAGACTTCAATGAAAAAAACAATGAAGCTTTTGTGATCTTTCAAGCAGTTTTGAGCCTAGATGGTCAAGATTGTTCATTTACAGAAAGAAGTCATTTTATTAAAGAGAATGACTTTTGGTACTATGAAAGTGGGGAAATCTTTGAACAGATATAAAAGGCAGTAGATATGAAGATTTTGCTCGCACCTGCTGAGACAAAAAACAGCGGGGGCAACCAAGCAGTGTATGGGAAAAACAATTTCTGTTTTCCCCAGCTGTTTGAAAAAAGAGATGCCATTGTACAGATGTATGAGGCACATGTGAAACATTTAGACCCCAAAGCTTTGAGTGCTTGGTTTGGTCTGAAAAATGATAAAGAGGTGCAAAAATACGCACACACACTTTTAGATAAACCGGGCATGAAAGCCATACAGCGTTATAACGGTGTGGCATTTGATGCTTTGGAATATGACAACTTAACAACAAAAGCACAAGCGTACATTGATAAAAATGTGGTGCTTTTTTCTAATCTTTTTGGGCCTATTTTGGCTTGTGATATTATCCCTGATTATAAATACAAACAAGGTGCAAAGTTACCAAACATCAGTGTAGAGAGATACTATTGTGAGAACTTTACTGATGCATTGGATAATTTTTTGGGTGAAGAAGTATTGGATCTTCGTGCTGGGTTTTATGAAAAATTTTATAAAGTCAAACACGCCAATGTTTTAACTTTTAAATTCATCAAAGAAGGCAAAGTTGTCAGTCACTGGGCAAAACATTATCGAGGACGTGTTTTAAACGCCGTAGCCAAACACAACATACAAAATTTCAGTGAATTTATGCAGATGCAAATTGAGGGTTTACAACTCTTAGAAATTCAAGAAAAAAAGAATAATAAACTGCTTATTCTGAATATTGTCGATTAATTTCGGTTTTTTCGAATAAAAAAAATAATAACTACTATCTAAAGACTCATTCGAAAAAGTGGGTCTTTTCTTACTTTATCTTTTAAGAAACAGACAAAATAATAAATTTTCAGCTCTTCCTTGACACAATTTCGCCACAAAACTTCTTTATAATTTTATTAAATAAAAAAATTAAAAGTTAATTTTATAGAAATATATAGATTAATTTTCAAAAGGAGATTGAGATGAAAAGTAATATGGACAGAAGAACGTTTCTGAAAACAGGTTCCATCGCAGCAGCTGCTGTGGCACAAGCTCAGGCAATACCTTTAGTGGGAGAATCTCTATTAAATGATAAAAAAGGGAGTTTCAGTGCTTCTCACTTTGGAGCATTTGAAGCGAATGTAAGAAACTCTCGATTTGAAGGAGTCAATGCGTTTGAAGGGGATGATTATCCATCTTCTTTAGTGAATGCTTTGCCTGCACGTACGTATGCAGAAGACAGAATTTTGTATCCTTGTGTACGAGAAGACTATTTAAAAAATGGCTACAAAAGTGATAAATCAAAAAGAGGAAAAGATAAATTCGTTCGAGTGAGTTGGGAAAAAGCGTTGGAGCTGGTTGCCAATGAGATTAAAAGAACGCATAAAGAGTTTGGTGATGATTCTATTTATGGTGGAAGTTATGGATGGTATTGTGTGGGATCATTGAACAACCCACAAGCACTTTTAGGAAGAATGTTGCACATTACAGGTGGATATACTTCAAGAACGTGTACGTATTCAACCCATGCCATTAGACAGATCACACCTTATATTACAGGTACAGATGAATCAACAGCAAAACCAACGGCATACCCTGTATTGATCAAAAACAGTGAGTGTATTGTATTTTGGGGTGCAGATGTGGTCAATACCAACCAAATTGCATGGGGTGTGCCCGATCATAAAACCTATAAATATTTAAAAGAACTTAAAGAAGAGGCAAAAAAACGGGACATCAAGTTTTATATCATTGACCCTGTGTATAACAACACGGGAATGTATTTTGATGCAGAGCATATTAAAGTCAATCCAACAACAGATGTGGCATTGATGTTGGGGATTGCACACTATTTATATACCAATAAACTGCACGATGAGAAATTTTTACGAAAATGTACGTATGGATTCAAACAGTTTAAAGAGTATCTTTTAGGAAATACCGAAGATAAAATTGCAAAAACACCAAAATGGGCATCAAAAATTTGTGGAGTTGATGAAAAAGTCATTGAGATGTTGGCCAAAGAGTTTGCTTCTAAACGAACCATGTTAATGGGTGGTTGGGCAACTCAAAGAGCACACCACGGAGAACAACCAAACTGGATGCTCATTACTTTAGCAAGTATGTTGGGACAAATTGGACTTCCAGGTGGAGGTTATGGATGCAGTTACCACTATTCAGGTGGAGGTGTTCCAATGCCAGCAGCAGCTACAGGGAATGCACAAAGTGAAAAATCATTAAATGGTTCAACAGGACCACAAGCAGAAAAAGGTGCATTGTCAGCATCTCCAGGTCTTTCGGGAATGAGTCGAAAAACAAAAATTGATGGTCCGTGGCAAAAGAGTAAAGTTCCTGTGATTCCAGTATCTCGAATTGTTGAGTGTTTAGAAAATCCTGGAAAAGAGATTAAATTTGATGGTAATATCATTAAATATCCGGATATAAGAATGGCGTATTGGGCAGGAGGAAACCCTTTCCACCACCACCAAGACAGAAACAGAATGATCAAAGCGTATCAAAAACTTGAAACATTTGTTGTGCAAGATGCTTTCTGGACAGCCACTGCTCGAATGGCGGATATTATTCTACCTTGTACATTAGAGCAAGAGAGAAACGATATTACAAAAGCGCACTCAAACAGCTATATTTTTGCCATGAAACAAGCCTCTGAACCTTATGGAGAAGCAAAAGACGATTACGATATTTTCACGGAGTTGTTAAAACACTTCTCAAATAAACATGTGCATGCTTTTACAGAAGGTCGAAGTAAAATGGAGTGGATAGAACATTTTTACAACGCTTCATATGAAAAAGCAAAAAATTCAGGGGTTAAAATGCCTTCTTTTAAAGAGTTTTGGGAAAAAGGATATTGTGAATTTGAAACACCTGAAGTTGCTAAAAAATTTGTCAGATTTGAGGATTTTAGAAAAAATCCAATCGTTAATAGACTGGGAACACCATCGGGTAAAATTGAGATTTTCTCTAAAAAAATTGCAAGTTATGACTATGATAATTGTAAAGGGCACCCAATGTGGTTTGAACCAATGGAGTGGTTGGGATCAGAAAAAGTGGACAAATATCCATTGAACCTTATTTCTCCTCACCCAAAATACCGATTGCACTCTCAATTGAATAATACATGGTTGCGACACCTTGAAGAGGTCAATGGAAGAGAGCCTATTTGGATCAACACCAAAGATGCAAAAAAACGTGGTATTAAAAATGGTGATGTGGTCAGAATTTTCAATGACAGAGGACAAATCTTAGGTGGTGCCGTTGTGACTGAATATGTCAAAGAAGGTGCAGTCAGAATGCAAGAAGGAGCTTGGTATGACCCAAGTGAAGCAGGTGAACCTGGAACACTTTGTCGACATGGGGATGTGAATGTACTTATCCCTGATGTGGGTACGTCAAACCTTGCACAAGGAAATCAAGCAACTGCGCTGGTTGAAATTGAGAAATTTAAAGAAGAAGTACCTGAGATTGGTATCTTTAAATCGCCTGCTATTAAAGGAGCCTAAATGTTAACTATAAAGCAACTGTTGATGATGTTTATTATGGGGGCAACATTCAGTGTCGCTGCCCATGCAGAGTATATCAATAAAAATGCAATGCTTTATAAAGATCAAAATCAAAAAGAGAGCTTAGGTAAAATATACGTTGCTTCACAAGTTAAAGTACTTTCACAAAATGGAAGCATAAGTGAGGTTGAATTTACGGGCTTTGCTCCTGAAGACAGTCCCTTGGTGTATGAAAAACCAGGTGTTTTAATGATGGGATTTGAAGGAAGTGATTTTGCAGATTATAAAGTGATTGGCACACAAGTTGATGAGTATGATACAGAGTGGTTTGAAGTGGTTATCAAAGGATACGTTTCAACTGCTTTATTATCCGAAGATAAAAACACCATTTTACAAAGTGGAAAAGTGTTATTTGAAGCACGATGTGGTGCATGTCATGATCTTCACCACAAAGAGGAGTTTGTTCCAAATGTATGGCCAAGTATTTTAGATAACATGGCACCACAAGCAGGCTTATCGGGTGATGAAAAAGCGCTGATTGAAAAATTTCTTCAAGAACAATAATACGTATGAGTTTCATCTGTAAAGGTGAAACTCATCGATATATGTTACAATATCAAGGAAAAATTGATTAAAAAAAAGATAAGATGATTAAACAACTCTTTTATATACTGTGTATCATGACTTCGTTGCATGCTTCTTCCAAATATATTCTACTTCTGCACTCTTATAATAAAGGTTTGGCGTGGAGTGATAATATCTCTCGTGGGTTTGAAGATGCACTTAAGCCCTTGCAAAAATATGAACTCTCGACGGAGTATTTAGATAATAAACGTAACAAAAGTGAAAAATACCATCATCTGATACGTGAAGCGTTTATTGAAAAGTTTAAAAAACAGTCTTATGATATTGTCGTGGCTTCAGATAATGCGGCAGTTGATTTTGTTTTAAACAATAAAGAGTTGTTTAAAGGGGTACCTTTGGTGTTTACTGGTATTGAAGAGATGGCACCGGGCATTGATGTTCAATTGGTGTTGGATCAAAAAATCAGTTTGGTTTTAGAGCACAAACCTTTACGTT is part of the Candidatus Marinarcus aquaticus genome and encodes:
- a CDS encoding YchJ family protein; this translates as MKVQENGLCPCNSGKAYHKCCKILHDGMKNASNALELMRSRYSAYAKQRAHYIINTTHPKNEEYSNDLPSWFCAINNFMQSTTFEDLKVLDFNEKNNEAFVIFQAVLSLDGQDCSFTERSHFIKENDFWYYESGEIFEQI
- a CDS encoding MarR family winged helix-turn-helix transcriptional regulator, which gives rise to MNYALRKSIGYSLSKCANTINQNLNKLLLPYGIAIEQRATLEIIKYEKDVTQTIIADMLRKDKTTICRTLNALEKKGFITKSDSENDKRSKTIQLTSKGEEILQQTHATISAFRQQLSNKLSPEEITALFNSLDKLSS
- a CDS encoding DUF6988 family protein, whose translation is MNITTYIETSKQIEDEITHVLAGRTCNSERESIVAGYLSLVQQHHKAIRVLIANGLYSSAFALGRPMLEALYRGTWLGVAATDDEVEAFNRNKEFSFKSQYILAKAIDEVIGDDTFYTVLEENATLLNSMTHGGMEQIGRQFNETGNVIESSFKEEELFELLSNAHANMGMMLLTFNIFQQDLALESLAKQLLE
- the dksA gene encoding RNA polymerase-binding protein DksA: MKKRGLSVKHVEEIKELLLANKQKIESVLERINGEYESLSEMDLNDEADFAAASRDYVTDVNIQKQQMAELAAINRALAKIASGAYDGLCEMCDSEITLARLRVKPHAVYCIDCRTYMDNKK
- a CDS encoding MFS transporter, producing the protein MQPYRTILLTSLLILFACLGLGRFGFGMVLPNLEHSLNISTTLSGFISTSNFVGYFIGIFAVSYLYKRFQTSNLIASMLLLQAVSMFCMTLFDDYKMVAFFYALSGLSSAIPNISIMVYITHMIPQEKRGKALGFIITGFGYAIIFSGFYVPFIEQHIKINAWSVSWNSFALLTLLIALLSKFTLVQPDTHQHDEEEPFNIKKTLLTSSFWKITWLYSVFGLTYVVYITYFVYAVMDKYRVSIHDGGTFWALLGFTSLISTPILGALADRVGSYKTLILIYVTLSCSHMVLAFDMPYGTVILSAMLFGFTAWSIPPLITLLTSIHFGKHKTAQVFSMVTMIFAIGQAIAPFIAGYMFDLNGSFDMVFLVCMLLCFSAALGAFIFSKEKPATHSAI
- a CDS encoding HAD family hydrolase, with translation MKTKAVIFDLDGTLIDSLEDIAVCMNEVLKEFDLPTHELHKYNHFVGDGALFLTQRAVPQNSSEELIQKVFKRYTKVYDAVLCENTSAYDGIYELLDILQQEKIKLAVLSNKPHPFTCKYVETLFQEYAFLEVHGQKEDVPKKPHPMGAMNIAHALKLEPHEIFYVGDTPTDIKTAQAAQMKSIGVLWGFRPKEELEEAGADFLASTPLDIWDIIQKH
- a CDS encoding CNNM domain-containing protein, which gives rise to MLMFIYFLIAVGVSFLCSILEAVLLSITASHIEVVKSKNEKLGALMYRQKEQINISIGAILTLNTFAHTLGAAGVGSEAVKLFGEEFMFYISAVLTILILVFSEIIPKTLGANYWKSLGGISTRIISVLVFITYPLVIIMNKITAFISKDGKSSISREEVAAAASIAQASGVLKDSESDVIENLLNLDEMKVKQIHTPRSVMFALDKHELLDSFYNAQTRINFDKMKEYSRVPIYDEHIDNIVGLVISKEYFHEHITDSLENKEAIIKPVYKINENIPVSKLLNLFLSRNEHLFVVTDNYGQTEGVVTLEDAIETLLGIEIVDELDNNVDLREVAKVKMKLLRKKILQQQHRS
- a CDS encoding DUF695 domain-containing protein, producing MENEDWRLVHTNDINQILKVRTHIIDKKKSVFKELLIIKHQYTTSDDVLFPEVSTLGFLNSLEQQALLPLEKEGVFVFVATNIAKGNIELYLYCKDAKSAVMLCIETLKKMPAFKVEFEIRNDPNWSQFILLNV
- a CDS encoding multidrug effflux MFS transporter, which translates into the protein MKKSINHIYLIILLSILSAVAPMSIDTYIPSIPNMAQDFAVGIEKVELTLSIFLIGFALGQIFGGVVSDRIGRRKSSLIGLLGFAFFSFIIVFSTNIYELWLYRFIEAFFGGLIVVNANAVVRDIFHGQEAAKIFSLIGSIRSIAPLVAPAIGAFIIHFFPWEGIFIFLGLYALIVALMIYKDLQESYTYVKTKALESYKIVFKNRNAMLIMLVLGLGFSGMFILIAKSSFIYIEYYGISTDMFPFFFGFSIVVLMVMIQFNIKLLKQYTARTLVQFALSIQLILAACFIAVSHDISLPLAMFFISLYMGLTGFIYGNCTALAMEDFSKNAGVASSVIGVVQFGIGALISAVVLLFHTPTLTPIAISIFLISLIGLFLLHFYKK